The Phycisphaeraceae bacterium genome segment AGAACCTCCCCGTGGACCTCGAAGCCCGGCGCGAGCACGAGCGAAAGAAGTACCTTGCGCTGGCCGCGCACGCCGGGGGCACCTACGGCTCGACCAACCACGGGCGTTTCGCGTACCGGCTGGTGCAGGGATGGAAGCCTCGCTTCGTCGTGGACTTCGGCTGCGGCCGGAACTTCTTCATCCAGCACCTGCGGCGGCTCGGGATCGACGGGCTCGGCATCGACTTCGCCTTCCCCGAAGCGGACATCGTCGCGCCCATGCACCGCGTGCCGGTCTCCGCGGGCATCGCCGACGTGGTGACCGCCTTCGACGCCCTGGAACACCTGCTCCCCGAGGAGGTGGACGAGGTGCTCGACGAGATGCGGCGGATTGCGGTGCCGGGCGGTGGCTTTGTGTTCTCGATCTGCACGCGGGAGAGCAGGACGAAGGTCAACGGCGAGGGCCTGCACCCGACGGTGCGGCCGCTGAAGTGGTGGCTCGACCGGATCGGCCGCGTCGGCACGGTGCGCCAGGGACTCGGCGATCCTCGTGGGGGGTACATCGCGGGGGTGTTCAACCATGCGTGAGAATGGTGGCGACATCACGGCATTGCAGGCGGGACTCAAACAGCGCAAGCCCGCGCGGAGCGGCGTGCGCCTCTACACCGCCGACTTCGACTCCGTCTCGCTGTGCGACTTCTACAGGGGCCGCTCGGCGTTCCTGATCCTCTCGGGGCCTTCGCTCTCGGCGCTCGACCTGGCCCAACTCAACCGGCGCGGCATCGTCACGATGGCCGTGAACAACGCGTGGTCGCTGCACCGCCCGACGCTGTGGATGTGCGTGGATGACCCCGGTCGGTTCATCGACACGGGCTGGAAGGACCCCGGCATCCTGAAGATCGTGCCCGTGTCGCACTTCGACAAGCGCCTGCGCGTCCAGAACCCTGACGGGTCGTTCCGCGCCAGCGCGTTCAAGGTGCGACAGATGCCGGGCGTGCTCTTCTACCGCCGCAGCGACCATTTCGACCACAGCCGGTTCCTCAAGAGCGACACCATCAACTGGGGTCAGGACGGGGAACACACCGATTCGCTGGGGATCAAGGGCAAACGCAGCGTCATGCTGGCGGCCCTGCACCTGCTGCACTACCTGGGCTTCCGCACGGTCTACCTGCTCGGCGCAGACTTCAGGATGGACCGCGAGCGGCGCTACGCCTTCGACGAGCACCGAAGCAAGGACGCGATCCGCCACAACACCATCCTGTACGAGAGCCTCCAGAAGCGATTCGAGGCCCTCAAGCCGCACTTCGAGCAGCACCGCTTCCGCGTGCTCAACTGTGCGCCCGACCCCGAGTCGTGCGCCCTGAAGGCGTTCGAGTTCGTGCGGTTCGAACAGGCCGTGGCCGACGCCGCGGCGGAGTGCAGCAAGCCCGTCAGCACCGCCGGGTGGTATCAG includes the following:
- a CDS encoding class I SAM-dependent methyltransferase, whose product is MDLEARREHERKKYLALAAHAGGTYGSTNHGRFAYRLVQGWKPRFVVDFGCGRNFFIQHLRRLGIDGLGIDFAFPEADIVAPMHRVPVSAGIADVVTAFDALEHLLPEEVDEVLDEMRRIAVPGGGFVFSICTRESRTKVNGEGLHPTVRPLKWWLDRIGRVGTVRQGLGDPRGGYIAGVFNHA